The following proteins are encoded in a genomic region of Lutra lutra chromosome 16, mLutLut1.2, whole genome shotgun sequence:
- the VAT1 gene encoding synaptic vesicle membrane protein VAT-1 homolog, translated as MSAEREVAEVATVVAEAEAGAGEDASSQPPKAEAAGDAQPSATSEGAAAAPPPPLRCLVLTGFGGYDKVKLQSRPAVAPAPGPGQLTLRVRACGLNFADLMARQGLYDRLPPLPLTPGMEGAGVVIAVGEGVNDRKVGDRVMVLIRSGMWQEEVTVPSAQTFHMPEAMTFEEAAALLVNYITAYMVLFDFGNLRPGHSVLVHMAAGGVGMAALQLCRTVENVTVFGTASASKHEVLKENGVTHPIDYHTTDYVDEIKKISPKGVDIVMDPLGGSDTAKGYNLLKPMGKVVTYGMANLLTGPKRNLMALARTWWNQFSVTALQLLPANRAVCGFHLGYLEGEVELVQGVVARLLALYNQGRIKPHIDSVWPFEKVADAMRQMQEKKNVGKVLLVPGPEKEN; from the exons ATGTCGGCGGAGAGAGAGGTAGCCGAGGTGGCCACCGTGGTGGCGGAGGCCGAAGCAGGGGCCGGAGAAGACGCCTCTTCTCAGCCCCCGAAAGCCGAGGCCGCTGGCGACGCCCAGCCATCCGCGACTTCCGAGGGGgccgccgccgcgccgccgccgccgctgcggTGCCTGGTGCTCACCGGCTTCGGCGGCTACGACAAGGTGAAGCTGCAGAGCCGACCTGCCGTGGCACCGGCCCCCGGTCCCGGACAGCTGACGCTGCGCGTCCGGGCTTGCGGGCTCAACTTCGCCGACCTTATGGCCCGGCAGGGGCTGTACGACCGGCTACCGCCGCTGCCCCTCACTCCAGGCATGGAGGGCGCCGGCGTCGTGATCGCGGTGGGCGAGGGAGTGAACGACCGCAAG GTAGGGGACCGGGTGATGGTGTTGATCCGGTCAGGCATGTGGCAGGAGGAGGTGACTGTGCCCTCAGCCCAGACCTTCCACATGCCTGAGGCCATGACCTTCGAGGAAGCGGCTGCCTTGCTGGTCAATTACATCACAGCCTACATGGTCCTCTTTGACTTCGGCAACCTACGGCCGGGCCACAGCGTCTTGGTACACATGGCCGCAG GGGGTGTGGGCATGGCCGCCTTGCAGCTGTGCCGCACTGTGGAGAACGTGACGGTGTTCGGGACGGCCTCGGCCAGCAAGCACGAGGTGCTGAAGGAGAACGGGGTCACACACCCCATTGACTATCACACGACTGACTACGTGGATGAGATCAAGAAGATCTCCCCGAAAG GAGTGGACATCGTCATGGACCCTCTGGGTGGGTCAGATACTGCCAAGGGCTACAACCTCCTCAAACCCATGGGCAAAGTGGTCACCTATG GAATGGCCAACCTGCTGACGGGCCCCAAGCGGAACCTGATGGCCCTGGCGCGCACGTGGTGGAACCAGTTCAGCGTGACGGCCCTGCAGCTGCTGCCCGCCAACCGTGCCGTGTGTGGCTTCCACCTGGGCTACCTGGAGGGCGAGGTGGAGCTGGTCCAAGGCGTGGTGGCCCGCCTCCTGGCTCTGTACAACCAGGGCCGCATCAAACCGCACATCGACTCTGTGTGGCCCTTTGAGAAG GTGGCAGACGCCATGAGGCAGATGCAGGAGAAGAAGAATGTGGGCAAAGTCCTCCTGG